The window TTAACGAAAAAAATTTAAAAGAAACAGTTCAAAAAAAAAATATAAAAAACATTTTTGAACTGTTGGACATTTATATATTTATATGATTAACTTTAAATACTTAGATATATTCTTAAAATTTATTATTTAACAGTTAGAGGAAACAAAGGAGTGAAACGATGTTATTACCAAGTCGAACCAAAAAATTTGTAGATTTAATAAATGAGGTGGAGTTTCGACCTAAAGAAATCAACTATATTTTAAATAAATACAAGATTTCAAGCGCAACTCTTATTCGCTTATCTAATGAATTAAACAATCTTATTCATCCTTCCAAGCTCGTGTCTAACGGCAATATCTTAAGTCTAGAGCTTGCCAATCACCACTCAAGTGACTATTGTATTTCAAAAGCTCTGCAAAACTCTTTAGAGTATAATCTTCTTTTAAAAATTTTTTTTGACGAAAGCTACACTATTTCTTCACTAGCAGAAGCCCTATTCACAAGTGAATCGACTATTAAACGAACTATTAAGGATATTAACTTAAATTTAAGTCCTCTTAATTATAAAATTTCTACAAAACCTGTGAGAATTATTGGAGATGAAATAAAAATCCGTCATTTTTTTATTATTTTAATTAAAGAAATGTTTGGTTTAGAAAATTTACCTTTCAAAAATGAAGATTTATATTTTGTAGAACAAGTTTACAATAACCTCCATACTAAATTCGGTTCAGAATATTGTCGTCAAGATTTACTAAATTTACAATTATTTTCTTTAGTTTCTCTTCAAAGGGAGATTAATAGTAATACCTTTACTATTAATCCTAATCTAATTTCAAATAGAGAAACTATAATTAACTCTCTAATATCTAAGAAGCCTAATCTTTTCATACCAGAATACAAGGGTGTTTCTTATATTAAAATATTCCATTTTTTACTTACCGATAGGTACTTTCTAGAAAAAAACGATGACTTATCATTAAATAACGATAGGATTAAAAAAATCGGTCTTTTTTTAGATGAAATCGAACATGTATTTATTTATAAATACTCAGAAGACAACCGTAATAAATTATTAAAAAAAATATATGATATTATTTGGGGATACTTATCAATTCCGGATAGTTACGAATCTGCCAATAACTATTATAAAAAGTTTTTCAATGAAAATGATTTTTTTCTTGAAAACATGAACGATATTTTCAAAATAATTTTCAACAAACATTTCCAGAATACATCAAAAAATAACATGTATATGATCTTCTTTAGTATGATTACCGAAACTGATAATTTACTCGAAAATTTCATGAAAAATATTAAACCTGTAGAGATTCTAGTTTATGTAAATTTTGATTTTTCTTTTAATTCTTATCTTAAAAATAAACTTAAACTTATTTTACCTGGTGAAAACACCTTAAAGTTTATCGATGAAAGACAATCAATTAAGTTCGATGAATCTTTTTTTAATGATTATGATTTAGTTATCACTAATCATTTCTTTGATGATGCCCCCAAAATTGATAACTATATAATTATTTCTCATTTCTTATCAGAAATTGATTTAACTAAAATAAAAAAATTACATTCAAATATTTTGAAAAAGAAATTCAATACTATCGCAGATGAAATGATTCATCGTGCTTTAAGTAATTAATTTTAAAAAAACAAAGCCACTAGTAAAAAAAGAAATTACTAGTGGCTTTGTTTTTTTTATATAATAATTCAAACTGACTTAATGGAAACAACTTTCCTTTTACTTGTTCAATTATTTGCTCCTCATCTATCAAACCAAACATTCTACTATCTCTAGAATATTCCAAATTATCCCCTATCACAAAATATTTATTAAATGGGATGTGGGTATGAGATCGTAATTCTATTAATGTTTCATTGGATACCCTAAAATTATATAAAAAATCAGAATTTCTAATCATTTTATTAACAATAGATACATTATTTCCTGATCTTACAATTCCATCTCCTGGAATACCTATTACTCGCTTTATTAACAACTCTTCAGAATTATTTTCCTTTATTACAACAATACTATACCGATTAATTGTTTTTACCTTTGTTGTCACAACATAGTCCCCGTTCTTCACTGTAGGCACCATAGAATTACCTGATATCATATGAATTGAAGGCTTTACAGTAATTCGTATAATCAATAATAGTATTATAATAAACATTATTACTATACTTTGTACTAATATTTTCGTCGATTTAAACTTTATCATAAAACTACCTCCAAAAACATTTCACTAATCTATTTAACAACTATTGAATTTTTAATTAATAAAAAAACCAATGACGACATGTTCACTGGTCTTTTATATAATATTGAGGTTCAATAAGGTAATTATATAATAATTTTATTATTTTAGTAAAGTATTACGTTTTTACTTAGCTTCAATATATTTCACTTGTGTTGAGCGTGCGATATCGTTTGAAATAATACGATAAGAAACACGTGTGCCACCTAAGACATTTCCTTCTGAAATTAATATACCATCTTTTGTGACTGCTTCAACAAACGCCACATGTCCATATTCACTGCTAGATCCTGCAACTCCTGGTAAGAATGAAACTAAATAGCCGGCTTTAGGTGTATTGCTTACTTTATAACCTAATTTAGCTCCCTTAGTTCCCCATTCTCCACCATTACCCATATAATCATCTACCGTCATACCTAGTTGCGCCACACGGTTAAACGCATACCATGTACACTGACCAATTGGATAAGAACCTGAAGTGTTATAATTTTTTTGGTTAAAATCGGGGAATTTCATCAAACGACGATATTCTTTTGGAATCTCATTTCTAGATTGTAAAATGCCTGATGTTGTTCCAGTATAAGTTTTATCTAATTTTGGTTCATCATATTGTGTTAAATCATACGCAGCAATTAAACTAATGATTTTTTTATCATATTGTGTATCCGTTGCGTATTTACCTGTTAAACTTTGCGCAGCTGAAATATAGTTATTAGCTTCTGATCGCCATGCTTCTTTATAAAAATCTGATTGCCATCCTGTACCACTCTTGATTAATGACACATAATCTTTAAGAGATTCTTGATAACTAGGATATTTTCTAAACGCTGATTGGATAGCATAAAGATTTCCTTTACCATCGTCTTCATTTGTTGCCATTGAAACGCTCTGACTTTGGTATTGTCCTTTTATGCCAAATAAATTATGGTTAGGTGCTTGTGCTAAACCACTTGTTCCAGAGGCACTTTCTAACAATGCTTGTGCAATCATAACAGATGCAAAAACATCATATTTTAAACCTAATTCACGCGCTCCTTCTCCAATAGATTTAACAAATTTTTCTGTTAACGGATTGGTTTGAAAATTTAAAGAAGCAGGGTATTGTTTTAATAATTTTTCCCCTTCTTTATTTAAAGTTAGCTTTTCATTTCGATAGATAGTTTGATCATCACTTTCGACATAGTACTGAGTTACCACTTCATAGTGATCATCACCATCTTTTTCTACCGTGATTAACAAATCATCGCCGATATATAAACCATACTGCGTTTGATTCATATAATTTGTCCAAACAACAATATCGCCTACAGCAATTGTTTCTGAAGCAGATAATGGCTTAGTTTGTTTGGTCAATAAATCTTGGTCAAAATATTCATTACCTAACCATGTCATTAAAGCTCTTGAGGTAATAGGAGTAGGCTTAACCTTATTTTCTTTATTTTCTTCATGCTTTTTATGTTGTTCATTTTTTTTGTCTTTTGTTGAAGGTTCTTCAAATTGCTCTTTGCCTACCAACAATAAACTACCATAAATAAGAACAGCTTCTTGCTCTGACTTTAGTTCAGATAATAAAGGTAAACGGTAATTTAATAGATTAGACGTTGCAAATTCTTCAGACTGTTCACCTAAGTCGATCTGCGTATTAAATGACGGACCTGAAGTGGCTGCTTTTGTGCTTACTCGATTATCCGTTGTTGATTGCTTATTATTTTGTTTCGTTTTAGAAGCTGCTACTGGTTGATTATTTCCTTCTTTATGAGGTTTTATTTCGTCTTTACCTGGTTTTAAATTATTCACTGGCTTCTTCCCCGGATTATTATCTTTGCCGGGTTTTTGATTAGCTACTGGCTGTTCACCTTTGTCTACGGATGATGAACTATCTTCTTTATTAGGCGACTCTTTACTTGTCTCAGTTGTTTCTGTCGAATTTTCACTTGTTTCAGTGGTTGTATTAGTCACAGAACCTTCTGATTCAGTAGATGACACCGTCTCCTCTGTACTTTCTTGAGCGTCAGAAGTAGTAGTTTCTTCGGTTGTTTGAGATTCCTCAGGTAATGTCTGACTAGAATCAGTTGTTGATTCTGGAATATTTTCTTCCGTTGTTTCAGTCATTTCTGTTGTTTCTGTAGTCACTTGATCTGTTGTCTCTTCGATTAATTCGCTAGAGTCTTTTGGTATTTCTTCACTTGATTCTATTATTTCTAATGATTGATCTGGTAATACTGATATAACATCATCTTCACTGTTCTTATTCCCCATAAACTCTTCTGTTGTATATGAATTAGACATAGTCTCTGAATCAACTATATCTAATTCATCCGCCATTAATGGTTTAGTTTGAATCATTCCTTTTACAAAACTAGTTAATTCTAAACCAGCAAATATAACTAAAGATATCACAATTATTTTTTTTATTTTCATATTTCCCTCTCTTTTTATAAAGAAATTATCAACCAGCATACTTCCTAATAATAAACTAAATTTCTACATTATAATCCAATAATTCCGAATTGAAATTTTGATCTAATAATTTATCTTCATTTTCTAGTTCCTTAAAAAAATCAATTGCAGCCATTGAGGTGTTTTCAGATTCTTCTAATTTTAAATCGTCTATCTTCCTTTGATACATAGTGGCTAATTGTTGTCTAAATGTTCTATCTTCATACTTAATCTCTTCTAATTGTTGTTTTAACATACTGCATTCTTGACCTAAATTTGTAATAGACTTATTTATCTGGGAAACAAGTTCTTCTCTTTTAATCCTCAATGTATTTAACTGCTCTTTAACTGACGTTTTTTCTTTAGCTAATTGCTGAAATAATTTTTCTCGTTGTTTTTTTGCCTCATTAACAAAATTTTCTTTTTCCAACTCAAAATCGACATAAAACTGCTCTCTTTCATCGAATGCTTTTTGTACTATTAAAGTAGCTTTTGTATTTGCTTCTTGTGTAATTTTTAGTGTAGTTTCATTGGCTTCATTTATAATATACTTTGCTTTTTCATTAGCCTCATCTATTAGTTGTTTTTTCTTATTTTCAACATCAATAAAATCTTCCTGTATCTTTTGAGCATATTCTTCTAACTTTTCCTTTCCTTCAATTATTAAAGCCTGCGCTCTATTAATAGCATCATCTTTTAATCCTTCTGTACTATCAACCAGCATTAAAAGTTCTTCGTTTTTTTTATTAATTTTTAGATTATGTCGTAGTAATTCTTCATTTTCACTCTTTATTCTCTGCATTTCCTGAACATATTTATTAGTTTCAATATCTAGACTCTTTCTCAGCTCTTGCTCTTGTTTATAAAGCGTATTCAAATGTAAGTGCTCTTCTTTTAATTCATTATTTTTTTCATTAAGAGCATTATTAATATTCTCTAATTTAGATTGTTTTTCTAATAAATCATTGATGTAGTTATCAACTTCTTTTTTTGAATATCCTGTCATAACTGTTTGAAATTTAAAAGTTTCCACTTTTTTATTATTCAATCTTTTCATCTCCTAATTAATTATTCTCGAATAAATTATCTATTTCATAAAATAGCTGTTCACTAAACAACTGTAAATCTTGATCTAAATTTTTCAAATTCTCTTTAACATTTTCGTCATCTAATTTTTGATTACTTTTTTCTTTTAATCCATCATTAAGCAATAAATTATCGTCTGAACTCACTTTTTTAGAACTCTTAGAAGTTGCATTTTTAAGTGAATTTTCTGATTTTATATCTTTTTTATCCAACTCAAATTCCAATCTAGCAATGTTATCTAATATATCTAGTATCTTAAAACTTTGATTTTTATTATTCAAAATAATCTCCTGTTCACTAATTGAACGCTCTTTTTTTTCATTTTCTAATGATTCTTTCAAGTTATTTATTTCTGTTTTTAAAATACGAATCTCTTTGTTTTTTTTTCTCTCCATTTTTAAACTATCTGACAAATCAAACAAATTTTGATATGTATTATCAAAAGTCACTTCATCCATCAAATCAATTTCACTTATCATTGATTGTACAGAAAAAAACTTCTCCATCATATTAATCCACCTTTCCATATTCATAATTCGATTCCAATTTATCTGTCATCGTATTCCTAATATAATGAAATTGTTCAACTAACTCATTTTTTTGATTAAATTTAATTAATACTTCAATAATACTTCTGTTTGCAGATAGTTCTTCGATAAAATAATTTTGATTTTTTTTTATCTCATCTGCTTGAATATTCTCAACACTTAAACTACTAAAATTAATTATCAGTAGTTTCTTTTCTTGATTATAAATAACTACTGGACTAGTATATCCAAAATATGGATAAATTTTATTAGCTATATTAACTTCTAGTTTTTCAATTTCTTTTTGGTCTACATTATTTTTCGGGAAAATTTGAGATAATTCTATACCATTTGAGGGATATTCTCTAACTGGAAGCTCATTTAATAACTCTTGGTACTTTAAGTGTATTATCTCTATTTCTTCTCTGACACCAGCTAACTCTCCAACTAGTGATGACTGTTTAATTTCATACACAATAAGTTTATATGTCATTAAAATTGTAGATCCAACTGACAAAATGGCAACCAAAACTAAAATTTTTACATGATTAACCATTTGTATCATTTGGTATTTTAAAAACTTACGCTTAAAATCTTCAGAATATCGTCTCAATTTACTTATTTTATTTATATTCATCTGAATTATTGCTCTAGGAACTACTAAAACAGTCATCGTTATTAAAATGGATATAATTATAAATAATAGCAACATATTTTTCTCCCTTCTTTAAATTTTAATTTATTCTTCCCACTTTATTAAAAGGATATACTCGATATGTTAGAATGCCTTCAACATCTTCCTTATTAACAAATCCAAATTTTCTACTATCGTTAGAGATTCCTCTATTATCACCTATAACAAAATACTGATTTTCAGGAATTTTATTGTAGTAAGATAACTCTTTAGCTACCTTTATATCTAACTCAAATTTGCTTACAGAAGCATAATTATCTTCTTCTTTATTAGTAATAATAATTTGATTATGAGCTATAATATATTCGTCTCCTGGCATCCCAATTACTCTTTTTAATAGTAAAGATCCGCTCTCCTTATTTTCAAAACCAATCAATGAATATCTAGGAACTAATTTAGTTTTCTTGATTAAAATTATATCATTATTATGGATTGTTGGTTCCATGCTTCTACCATTAATAGAATGAATTTTAAATAGAAAGTTAAATACTATAATAAATATTAAAGTGATTATATTCACTAAAACAATTTTTTTTTTTCAATTTAATCCCTCACTTCTTTGTTGCCCAATAAGACTTCTATGATCTATTATATAAATTTAAATTGAATTACCCTCATACTTTAGATAGGCATATACTATCGTATTCAGAATACTATTCCTTCACATGCATAAAAAGGTCAAAAACACTTATTTTTTTTCAAATTTGACCTTTTAGTAAAACTACAATTTTTTTGAGAGTTTTAGTTTAGAACTGTTTAACACCAAAATAAAAATAATACAATACTAATCTATGTGAAAATGAATGATGATTGGTATAAATTTAATATTTTAACAATTTGTTGCCAATTTATTATTGACATAAAAACATAGAAGGTGGCTATAATAATGACCACCTTCTATGTTTTAGTAATATTATTTAGACAATATTTTATATATATACAACAACCATTTATCAGTTGCTTGATCTATTAACTCGTATGTATACTCAAATTCACCTGTATAGTAAGGATCTGGCACATCTGGACGACCGGCTTCAGGCAATACAGATAGGCATGTCACGATTTTATCCTGATACTCTATCGGTGCGATGGCTTTTAGATTGGCAATATTTTGTTCATCCATCCCAATAATATAATCAAACGCCTCGAAATCTTGGGGCTTTATTTGTTCGGATGTGATGCCTGAATAGTCAATGCCTTTCTCGTCTAGCAGTTCTCTTGTTTGATGATACGGTGGTTTACCGACGTTAAAATCACTAGTGGCACGTGAAGCCACCTCAATTTGATTTGATAAGCCAGCTTGTGAGACTTTGTGACGCATTACGGCTTCGCCAACTGGTGAACGGCAAATGTTTCCTAAACAAACAAATAGTACTTTAATCATCTTGGTTATCTCCTTCTGATATTATTTTTGTTAGCAGTTCTTTAAATGTTTCTTTTTGTTCAACCGTCAATTTACTTGGGCCTTTCGTGCGTTGGCCACTTCTTCTTAGTTTAGCTGAATGATGACGTTGTTCAAGTAATTGATCAATATTGGTATACGTATATTCTTTACCCGTATGATGTAACACACGAACTTTTTTAGGTAAAGCAAGTGAAGCTAAGCCATAATCTTGTGTGACAAGAATATCGTGTGCTTGAATTAAGCCGATGATTTTGTAATCTGCCGAATCCGCCCCACGATCGACATATACCACTTCGATTTGGTCTGGATGTTTATCACTCACATGATCGTAACTACTAACTAAAATAACTGGGATTTGCGTCTTTTGAGCAACTTGATAGATTTCTTGCTTAACTGGACAAGCATCTCCATCAATAACAATTCGCATATAATAGCTCCTTTCAAAAAAGGATTGTGACAAATGGCCACAATCCTTTTTACTTTTCTATTTAGGCTTTCGGGGACAACATATTGCTCAAAAGTCATTCGTCCCCTTAAGCACTTTATCTAATCCGGCTTTTGGTCGGAGCTAAACACGACTACAAGCACTTTAATTTGCGACAATATTGACTAGTTTGCCTGGTACAGCTATGACTTTACGAATCGTTTTGCCTTCTAATTGTGGGGCAATTTGTTCGTGTGCAATCGCGAATTTCTCTAAGTCTTCTTTGTTAATATCAATCGCTACTTCAACACGCGCGCGCACTTTTCCGTTGATTTGGATGACGATTTCGGCTGTATCTTCGGTTAACTCGTCTTCGTCATAAGTTGGCCAAGCAACGTAAGAAATATCGTTTTCGTTCCCTAGAATTTGCCACAACTCTTCACCTAAATGAGGTGCGATTGGCGCTAGTAATTGGACGAAGCCTTTAATGTATTCATAAGGAAGTGCATCTTGTTTATTCGCTTCATTAACAAAAATCATTAATTGTGAAATGGCTGTATTAAAGTGTAAGATTTCGTAATCTTCGGTCACTTTTTTCACTGTTTGATGGTAAACTTTTGTCAATTTACCGTCATTTTTCGTTGTGATACGGTCACGCATTTTGCCGTTTTCATCAACAATTAGACGCCATACGCGGTCTAAGAATTTACGAGAACCTTCTAATCCGTTTTCGCTCCAAGCGATTGAGGCGTCTAATGGTCCCATGAACATTTCGTATAAACGTAATGTATCTGCCCCATATTTTTCAACGACATCATCAGGGTTCACAACATTGCCTTTTGATTTAGACATTTTTTCATTGTTACTACCTAAAATCATCCCTTGATTGAACAGGCGTTGGAATGGTTCTTTTGTACCAACTACACCGATATCGTATAAGAATTTATGCCAGAAACGAGCATACAATAAGTGAAGTACCGCATGTTCTGCACCACCGATATACATATCCACCGGTAACCATTTCGCTAATTTAGCAGGATCAGCAATTTGTTCATGATTATGAGGATCGATATAACGTAAGTAATACCATGAGCTACCTGCCCATTGTGGCATTGTATTGGTTTCACGGCGACCTTTTTTACCTGTTACTGGATCTACAACATTTACCCATTCTTCAATGTTCGCAAGAGGTGATTCACCAGTACCGCTTGGCTGAATGTCGGTTGTTTTTGGTAAAGCTAGTGGTAATTCTTCTTCTGGAACAGTTGTCATCGTACCATCTTCCCAATGAATCACAGGGATCGGTTCTCCCCAATAACGTTGGCGAGAGAATAACCAGTCACGTAGGCGGTAGTTGACTTCTTTTTTACCAATACCTTTTTCAGTTAACCAATCAATCATTTTAGCAATCGCTGTTTCGTTGTCTAAACCGTTTAGAAAATCAGAATTGATATGTGTCCCTTCACCTGTGTGAGCAGCTTCTTCGATGTTGCCACCGTCAATCACTGGAATAATGGATAAGCCAAATGTTTTAGCAAATTCGTAGTCACGTTCGTCGTGAGCTGGAACCGCCATAATAGCACCTGTACCGTAGCTTGCTAACACATAATCAGCAATCCAAATTGGCATTTTCTCACCATTAGCTGGGTTAATCGCGTAAGCACCTGTGAAGACTCCTGTTTTTCCTTTAGAGAGCTCCGTACGGTCTAAGTCAGATTTTTTCTCTGCCTCTTTGATATATGCTTCAACTGCGTCTGCTTGTTCATCCGTCATAATGTCTTTAACTAATGGTAGTTCTGGCGCCATAACGGCATACGTTGCACCAAATAATGTATCTGGACGTGTAGTAAATGCCGTAAAGTTGTGATCTGTCCCATCAATTTGGAACGTAATATGTGCGCCTTCTGAGCGTCCAATCCAGTGACGTTGCATCTCTTTGATGCTTTCTGGCCAATCAACTTCTTCTAAATCATCAATTAAACGATCTGCATAGGCTGTAATTTTAAGCATCCATTGCTTCATCGGTTTGCGGACAACTGGATGTCCTCCACGCTCTGATAAGCCATCGATAACTTCTTCGTTTGCTAAGACCGTTCCTAAAGCAGGACACCAGTTAACCGCAACTTCTGATTCATAGGCTAAGCCTTTTTCATATAATTTAGTAAAAATCCATTGTGTCCATTTATAGTAATTTGGATCTGTGGTATTAATTTCACGGTCCCAATCGTAACTAAAACCTAATGAATTAATTTGACGCTTGAATGTTTGAATATTCTTTTCAGTAAATTCCGCTGGATCGTTACCAGTATCTAGGGCATATTGCTCAGCGGGTAAACCAAACGCATCCCACCCCATTGGATGTAGAACATTGTAACCTTGCGCACGTTTTAAACGTGACAAGATATCTGTTGCTGTGTAACCTTCTGGATGTCCAACGTGTAAACCTTGTCCTGATGGGTATGGAAACATATCTAACGCATAAAAGTTAGGCTTGTTGTCATCTTCTGTTGTTTTGAACGTGTGTTCTTTGGCCCAATGTTGTTGCCACTTTTGCTCAATTTCTCTGTGATTAAAAACCATTATTTTCCCTCCTAAATATAATAAAAAAGTCCTATAAAAGCGTAATAAAACACTTTTATAGGACGTAATGTCAATTACGTGGTACCACCTAAATTCGTTTGACAAATTAGTCAAACCTCTACAGCTTGTAACGAAAGCCATCCGTTCTATAGTAGAAATTACTCCAAGGCAAGTTCAAAGTATTCCTTTATGCATTCACAGCAACCATGCACTCTCTTGAAAGGAACTATCTCTTACTACTCCTCTTCTCAGTTGATGTCATCATATCAAATATATGGCTTAATTGCAACTTATTATATCGTCTCAACAAGTTATTTTAATGTCAATGTTTGACCAATATAAATAGCATCCTTAGTTAATTTGTTTAACTCTTTCAACTCTTTTACTGTTAACTTGTTCTTTTTAGCGATTGAATATAACGTATCACCTTTTTTTACTTCATACGTTTTCTTCTCATCAGTATTAGTTGTTGATGCTGGTTGATTTTTTTCAGTTATAACTAATTTTTGTCCCACATAGATAATATGGTTACGTAAGTTATTTAGCTTTTTCAATTGTTCAACTGACATCCCATGTTTATTGGCTACGCTAAATAAGGTATCATCCTTACCTACTGTATATGTTCCGTTAATTGATACATCAGCTTGAGATGTCTGTGTAGAAGTAGACGAAACTGTTGTTTTTTCTTCAGCATGGTCTGCTATTTTCAACGTTTGACCTACATAGATCACATCACTCTTCAAGGCGTTCCATTGTTTTAAGTTAGCTAAGCTAACATTATAATTTTTTGCAATAGAATACAAAGTGTCGCTCGCTTTAACAGTATAACGTTTCATATTAATATTAGATGATTGACTCGTATTACTTGGAGCGTTTGATGTGCTTGTTTGATCATTTGTTGTTTCTTGTGAGGGTTGTTTAACTGTCAAACGTTGCCCTACAAAAATCATGTCGCCACTCATCTTATTCCATGATTTAATTTGTACAACACTCACACCATATTTTCTAGAAATACTTGATAAAGTGTCACCTGCTGCTACTTGATGTGTTTTGGTTGAGCTTTGATTGTTTTCATTTTTATTAGGTGTTGTATGAGTTGATGCACTTGATGATTTTTTGCTAACTTTTAGTGATTGCCCAACATAGATGGTATCCGTCGTTAACTTATTCCACGATTTAATTTGCGCAACACTTACACCATGTTTATTGGCAATACGATAAAGCGTGTCACCTGCTGCTACTTTATACGTTGTGGCGTTGCCACTTGTATTGTCCGCTTGCTCTTTATGTTGCGTATTATTAGTTGTTCCCTCAACTTTTTGAGTGCCAACTTTTAATGATTGCCCCACGTATATCGCATCATTCTTCAAACCATTCCATGATTTGATTTGCGCAACACTTACACCGTATTGACGCGCCAAACT is drawn from Vagococcus xieshaowenii and contains these coding sequences:
- a CDS encoding LysM peptidoglycan-binding domain-containing protein codes for the protein MIKKHSGNKEKKYNSQSFLMKKSTSLLGTTLAMGSLGTLLDGSQLVNAEELDNEQSVKVEGKQEKDKLPSIETVKTPQVITAFASQADFVKQIGSLAQVVADENDLYASIMVAQAILESSWGNSGLASYPNHNLFGIKGSYNGQSVIMRTWEHINGKDVYVNASFRKYPSYRESLYDNAYVLRNTSFASGNYYYSGAWKSNSNSYRQATAWLTGRYATDPNYGSKLNNIIERYNLTAFDTPGSHPNVSDNGTVGNNGNSSLDNPLTTSKPSEEFSYYNVQAGDTLTKISKKHGVTVAQLRSWNKLSGDLIYVGQQLKVSKHSTNNQQEADHNASGQSTGTTQSAHIHKVVSGNTLYSLARQYGVSVAQIKSWNGLKNDAIYVGQSLKVGTQKVEGTTNNTQHKEQADNTSGNATTYKVAAGDTLYRIANKHGVSVAQIKSWNKLTTDTIYVGQSLKVSKKSSSASTHTTPNKNENNQSSTKTHQVAAGDTLSSISRKYGVSVVQIKSWNKMSGDMIFVGQRLTVKQPSQETTNDQTSTSNAPSNTSQSSNINMKRYTVKASDTLYSIAKNYNVSLANLKQWNALKSDVIYVGQTLKIADHAEEKTTVSSTSTQTSQADVSINGTYTVGKDDTLFSVANKHGMSVEQLKKLNNLRNHIIYVGQKLVITEKNQPASTTNTDEKKTYEVKKGDTLYSIAKKNKLTVKELKELNKLTKDAIYIGQTLTLK